The Theobroma cacao cultivar B97-61/B2 chromosome 2, Criollo_cocoa_genome_V2, whole genome shotgun sequence genome includes the window TTGGAATGATCTTCTGTGATGACGAGGGTCATTTAAATGATAAGTCCATCTTGTTGCAAAGCAGGTAAAATGCCCTGAGCCATCTACTTATTGTAATCATGTTCATCAATCTACTAAGAGGAAACCAATAGGTGTTCTTCATATGTTAACTGTGTGAGCACAGTCAATATCAGTGTGGCTTTTGTTATTGATGATTCAGCCACATAACAAAGAAATAGTCAAGAATCTTAACATGTGTGcctagataattaaattttgaatggaACTATTCTTACCAAGCAGTGTGAGGCCAGCTTAAATCAGGACTGAGAGGTTTTCTATTTCTTGATTTATTGAGTTACCCAAGATTAGGTACTCAGCATTTTCTGGCATAAGTTAGTTTGTACTTTAGTGCATCACCAGGAAACTGAGGACCTGACTACTCTTGACATTTTCACTATCGGGAAGTGGCATATATCCTGTGCTGttcaaactttctttttttgttgttaaatatttgattaagtcTCCTACCACTTGACAGTGTTGAGCATTCTGGAGGGCAACGTGTTCGactagaattaaataaattgagccacttttctatttttccagGGCAGGTAATAAACATTATAAAGATTGTTGATCTTGTTTGATGCGTTGGAAAATCCCAGATCAGCCTGGAAAGATTTCTTTTATGCAGGTGGTAGGCATTGAGGGTCACAACCCTAGTGGGCATTGTTTGATTGCATCAGAGATCGTAGATTCTGTTCCTTTGACCATTGCTGCTGATACGAATCTGCCTCCTGCAAAGAGGCAGGCTTTAAATGAGGAGATTCAGGCAACAAATCTTTCCTCCACGCCAACAGAGATATCACTGGTGTGTAGGATAATCTTCTATATCAGATAAAGATCTTAGAGCACTGCCAGTTGAATCTtaggtttttaatttttgaacaCATGcaattgggtaaattttaaattctctcaTGATGATTATTCCTCTTCTATTAAGGCAACAAATCCTTCCTCCTTGCCAACAGAGATATCAATAGTGTGTAGGATAATCTTCTGTATCAGATAAAGGTCTTAGAATACTCTGTTAATTGCATCTCATCATAAATTTCCAGTACCACCAattgaattttagtttttaatttttggacaCATTGCAATCGGGgaaattttgacttttataaTGATCATTCCTCTTCTATTAAGAtttctgttttttgtttttaacagAATGTTTGAATGTGATAAATATTTGAACAGATCATTGCTGCTGGCCCATTCACTACTACAGACAACTTATTATTTGAGCCTCTGAAAGAACTGCTCACCTATGCAACGAGAAAGTGTCCACAGTTGCTTATACTGGTGTGAACCCACTGCGTTTTTTAATCCAATGTGCTTTTAAAGAATATTGGTGTTTTGACTAACCAGGGAACTTTTTGTGTTGGCTTATTGATAATTTTCAGTTAGGACCTTTTATCGATTCTGAACATCCACAGATTAAGAAAGGAACTTTTGACCTGAgttttgatgaaatatttcGATCAGAGGTTCTTAGAATGGTATCTATAAAGCAAAAACTACTCCAATTTGGGAAAGAAACCACTTTCGCTCTTTAATCATCTGTTTTCTCATTGGTACCTTCAGGTGCAAGATTATGTGGAATATATGGGATCTGATGCACGCGTGATTCTTATTCCATCTATTCGGGATGCTAATCACGACTTTGTTTTCCCTCAGGTAATCTTTTGCCAAAGGAAATGAACAGTATTTCTCTGCTTGATTTggtattttttgaaatagggTAAATGCTGAGACTTGTATTTGAACTTTGTGCAGCCTCCTTTTGATCTTGATCTACACAATCTTAATCAGGTACATAATATGTATCAATAGAGCAGTTCATCTGGTGAACTAAATGATGAGTTTCTACTCGATACCACAATTTGCTTCCATAATTTAACAACATGATCTTGTTTCTTTATTATCATCCAGATAACCAGTCTCACAAATCCAGGGATTTTTGAGGCAGATGAGGTAAAGCaatggctgaatttatacATATCTATTTTACCTCTGAAACTTCTATCCATGTTGTTGCTATATTTACCTCTTTGTCAAGCTTGTGCTTGATAATGACCGACGTGAATTTATAGGTGATGATGTTCAACAGCATGCAGATAATATCTAATTAAGCTGGTTCAAACTTTAAACCTATTTACTCGAGTGAGAGTATGTATCAGTATTCCATAATAATTTTGGGTTTCAGGTCAAGATTGGTTGCTGCACTGTAGATATTCTCAAACATCTTAGTGGAGAGGAGATATCACGACATTCAATGGATGGAACGCCTAGTGATCGCTTGAGTAGACTTGCCAGCCATATTCTTAGCCAGCGCAGGTATGTTGTAATAAGTTATTTTTGTGGAAAGTCGTTcactttataatttattagCTGCTTCAAATTATAAGACCTATTAACCTATCAAATGTACTTTCTGACTAATATTTCTGAAACAGCTTTTATCCGCTGTATCCACCAGCAGAAGGTGTCCCATTGGATTCCTCACTTGCTCCTGAAGCTCTTCATATCCCTTCAGTTCCAGATCTTCTTATCTTACCTTCAGACATCAAATACTTTGTCAAGGTTAGTGCGACGCCAAACTGCATTTCACTTCAAACAGcaacaagaagaaaacatGGCTCCAATATGCTAGTACTGGGCTAGAGGCTAGGGTGCTACAAATGTTGCAATGTACTTCAATTTATTAAAAGATGTAATTCTCATGCGTCCTGCATATTCTCTGGTTGCAGGTGTTATCTCTGGGGGGAACAAGTGAAGGGAAAGAACAAACGAAGAAATGCATTTGTATTAACCCAGGAAGACTGGCCAAGGGAGCAGGCGGAGGCACCTTTGTAGAGCTCAAATACCAAGGGAGTCCTGATAAGATGAATGCTTCAATTATTGGTATATGAgtcttgaattttattaatgcAAGATATATATCCTGAACATGCGGTGTTCCTCCTAAGATGATGCGGACAAATGGTATTTGGTCCACCACATGGGAGGAATCAAATGTCCGAGGGAAGCAAAGGCGGCAAAGTTCGTGCATTAACGGTTCCGAGTTCAAAAAGTACTATGTGCATCATAGAGCGCTTCAGCATTTGTCATTAAGATAAAATCAACTGCAGAACGAGacagaaaaaaagagagatggGATGACATGTCCCTGCCATTTTTTATGTATGTTCATGTATTATGATGTAACCATCACTTGTATCTATCTCATACTGCATCATGTATTTTAGCTAGTTCAAACCAGATGGAGAGCCATTGGTACATATTTTGCCTTCTATTTGTGTAATTATCTACAATTCATTAGAGCCAACAACACCTCCAGTGGCTCTATCAAGTGCTATTAATCGAAAATTTCAGCCAATTTCTATATCACAGGCTTCCAATAGTAGCAAGATGCAGCAACAAGAATTGGTACGTCACAAGCTGAATTCTTATAGCATAGGAAGCATTCAGCATATTGGATTATATTTACAACTAAAGTGAATGCTGAAAGTAGAGCGAAACTCCTGCACATATTACATACCCGGTACCCCCCTCAATCATCCTCTGACTGTCCCCTCGTTTAAAGTTGGGAGGCACCCACAAAGCCTAGACCACTTTCTTCCCAGCTTTGTAGTTTCTTCCTTTATACCAGTCTATCCAGTGATGGAAAACCCAAACTATGCTAACCAAGATTGCTGTGACAATCACAACAATCCAAGAAGACCAAGCCCATCTTGGAATCAAATTCCCAGCCACCCCACTTAGATAAAAGACCACCATCTTATACACAAAGAAGGGCCCCAGAATCCCCCTGACAACCGAATAGAGAGCATAAAACGGGGGAGACAAGAGCTCGTATAATTTTGCAGCGGCAGGTGCGTCAGCTCTTCGGAAACCAGCAAGAGTCCAGACGTTCTGACAAAGGCTTGTGACTTCAGCAAGAACAAGTAGCACGAGAAGGGCAAACGCCCCATGATGAACCATGTAACGACATGTGAAAAATACATACAATGTGGCTAAATGGTGGAGAATGAAGAGAATATCATTGGGGAAAAACACTAGATAGTGGACGAGGTCCATCAAGAAGTAAGAAATACTGTATTCAAGTACAACGTTGTCTAAAGCAGAGTTTGGAGAAGCAAACGTAGGAGGGGATTGGGTCGTGTTTATTAATGCATGAGCGGCCATGAAAACCGCAGGCGTTCCATGAGCTAAGGAGATAAAGCAGCTTGAAGCTTCAGGCCGGTGTTTGGGACCCCAGTTTCGGAAGACTAGAAAGTAAGCAAAGAGAtaaatggaaagaaacaacaagaaaaacgTCGGGAAAGTTGGGCTGCAAAGGGCTAAGGCCTCCATGGAAATACAGCAGCAGAAGTAGATaacgagagagagaaagagagttgTGGGAAAATTGAAACAAGATTCCGGAGAGACTTTTAAGtgtatagaaataaaataaggtaCAATCGGAAGACTTACCGTGATGAAAGAGAACAAGTTGAGGTTGGAAGAAGTGAAGCAGAAGTTGGCGGCTTTGGCCTGACCTCACCCCCTAGTAGTTTGGCCTTTGGAAGCCTGGAAATATAAGGAGACTTGTAATTTTCTACTATAGAACCATTTTATAAGTTGCCGACAGTAATGAAATCAGAACGGAGCGTTCAGGCGTGTAACGTAAGGGGCTAAGAAAATCAACCGTGATCAAAGCGGCTTTGGAAGCGCTGATTCCTTGCCAATCTTTTTAGACGGTTGAAACTTGAAAGTAAAAGGGAAAAAGTagtctttttgctcttttcttGACGACTCTTCCCAGCTGAAGAGTACGTACACGTGACACCGTTTGCTTTATGCTCGGTAGCATATTCGCCTACTCAGATATTCTCATATTTCTCGAAAAGCATCTTCCGAGTTGTTTAGTTTACCCTTTTCCCCTTTCCCAGCCATAAATATGGCTCCGTATAACTCCCGCAACAAACTTCTCTTTTCAAGTGTCTGTTGTTGTTTATTATGACTGCCTCCACCCACCTCTACATGCTCTTCTATTTACTTCAGACTTGCTATGAATATTATTTTGCGGCCAAATTACCTTCCGTATTTTGGCTTAATTGTGCTACAATCACTTTGCTCATTCCAACATCAAAGCTGTCATAAGAGCCAGCCTCCTGTTCCAGTAAGAAACTGTCCCAATAACAGAATTTTCCTCAAGCTTCCATCGAAAATTTGATATGGTACGCTCCATGGATGACAAACTGCTCAAAATCCACACTTCAGACGAAGCCAAATGAAAGCCTACATAGCTCTTCCCTTGCTTTTACAACGTGCTTAAGTTAAATGCTGCCAAAATTCGGGAATTCTTGTTTATTAAATAGATACAAAAGCTAAAATCTGTCCAACAACACCATCCACTAAACAAGCTGTATTAATTTGAGTCCAGCTGTAGTTGCAGAAGCACCCGCTGAAAGCTTAACCAGGGATGGTAGCAAATTTACATGACCATTCCCCCATCAATGGTGAACACCTGCAAGAAAACCATGCCCTGGCTATCAGCTAACAAAAGGGGAAGGGTAGCAGAATATAATAAGACACTGCCACAAACAGGGTCAGTGAAATTGACCATGAGTCATGATGTGGCATGCAAATACTGGAATGGCAAGCCTAGGGGTTGATTGAACAATAACCTCGCATCTCAAGCAAGCTCCTAATCTTAGTGTTCCCATAGTGGCCAATCCCCCTTATGAAAGCTCACGAATTACCAAAGCAAGCAAATGCCAAGTCAAGAAAAGAATGCAAGTATAACATTTTCAATAAGCTTGGCCAAGTGTATAACTCACAGACAAGAGAGAGACGAAGAAATCACTAAAGCCAGAACATAAAATTCCAACACGTAGCAAGGGTACAAAATACAATAAGCCAGACCAAGGCAATACTAAGCAACGACATGCAACCAATAAAGATACATTAAGCAAGGTTAAAGTTATACCAAGGCATGCATAGCCAAGCCCCATGGTTAAATTAGCCTAAGCAAGTGCCCATGCAAGCATACAAAAGGCCAGATAAAATAAATCGATAGCATTCAGCAAGTTAAGCAGTCAATCTTTAGGCATTATTTATAGTAAGCCAGTGGAGTCATGGATACTTGTGACTTGTGACATAGCACAAGTTCATCAAGTCCACTGTATAAATTAATACACAAAGACGCATCATgatgaaatagatttataaccTGTCCTGTGATGTAACTGGAAGCAGGGTTCAGAGCCAAAAATTCTACCagtccagcaacttcttctggTTGACCATACCTTCCTGTATCCATAAAAATGTAGTTACTATTGCTACAAATATTACTAAGGATGACGACTGAAACATACAATTTGAATCAGAAGAAACTAGGATATCACATTAATAATGAGTTTATAGTAAATGATAAAGGCAACAGAAGAAAGTTGTGGGAGTACGTTAAAAGATCAACAAAGATTCAAAGTATTTGGCACATTGCAAGATTAGAAGCAATAAGAACTCTCAAGCATTTCACATGAAAGCTGTCAAATACTTGGTGACTTTAGTAGGGCACAAAAGCTAACAATTTAAGAAGCCCTAATAAAAAATCCATAAAGATTGAAATAATAAACtttgattttatataatcatcTCTTACCTAAGGGGATTGTTTCCAAGATCTTCTTCTCAATGTCTTCGCCAAGCTTGGCAGTCATATCAGATGCTATGAATCCTGGGGCAATAGCATTGACCTGGAAGAATACATAACATTATCAGAGTGAACATATCTGGCATTAGCAGGATGAACTATACTCCTTAGCCCCATAACAGGTGTATTTATTGTTTCTTACACACATCAATAACTGAATAGTCAATACGCTATCATCTTTCTTTACCTTATCCAACATTGCATATCCTAAATCTTTTTCCTCTTATGCGGAAGGGGCAATATTGGACAACACTTAACCCCTGGATTTTTCTTACTACTGGAATTAAAGTGTTATCACTCTGGAAAACTTACATTAATGTTTCTGCTGGCATATTCCTTTGCGACAGTCTTTGTGAAGCCAATAACTCCTGCTTTAGCAGCACTGTAGTTGGCTTGCCCAACGTTGCCAACCAGACCAACAACTGATGctatattaattattcttcCCTGAAATTAAAACGTATACTGAGACATGGTACATGTCTAAACCAACAATCTTTAAGCATGCTTAAAACACTTTTCTTACTTTATATCTGACACTACAAAAGAGAAAGCATCAACAAGAAAGATGCATATTTGAAGAGCCATGTTAAAATACTGAGGCTTAAGTTTAGAGGCTGTAGCTGAATCAGTTGATTTGGAAGTACAAAGTTCACTTCCAAACAAATTGATAAAGCAAGTACACTACCCATGACCTTCAAATGAGAAATATCCTAatacctttttcttcttcatcatgATTTTGGCTGCTGCCTGCAAAGAGTAAAGTAACTCAGTTTCAATAACTAACTCAAGCAACCACTAGAACAATTAGTCAAATGTTCAGCATTCAGACCTGTGTACAAAGAAACACTCCTGTAAGATTCAGATCAATAACCTCCTGCCATTGTGATTTCTTCATTCTCATCAACAAAGTATCCCGAGTAATTCCTGAACCCATCGTCACCACATTAAGGAACTAGATAGAAATCGACAATTGAATAActattgagaaaaagaaaagaattttcaaTAACCTGCATTGTTTATCAATATATCAACAGTTCCCCAGGTATCAACAGCCTGCAGATATAAaatcatgaaacatgcaactACTAGTATATTACAAAATAGGAAATGAAGGGGAACATTTGCTCACAGTTTTAATCATTGACTCTACATCAGCTTCTTTTGAAACATCTCCACCAAAAGTAAGAGCCTGACCACCATATGACTCAATCTACAAAACAGTCACACAAAATGTTAATGACCACCATATGACTCAATCTACAAAACAGTCACACAACCTGTTAACATTAGTCATTTCAATTATGCAGTAAAATTTAACCACTGCCTAAAGAACAttacagataaccaaaaaaataaaaaaacacaaaggCACTTTGGTAAGAAGTTTAAAGCAAGATTCCTGCAACAACTGAAGGTGACGAAAGgtcaagttaaaaaaaaatcaaattattatatctggaaaaaaatcatattcgTGATTCTTCTTCCTATAGATGTATGCAAGAACATGCAAAAATGAGCACATACAGAATCCAAGAATTAGATTTTAGGCAGCCTACAAACTCTCCTCTGCGGTAAGACAAAAGACTCCACTCTAGCAAACATAATGGCAGTGACTAATAagaatttttatgcattacaCAACAAAAATTCTCCAATGactaaaaagagaaaatggaaaacattATACAAAATCCCACTCAAGTTTTCATGTGGATTCTTCAAAAGGCAAATTGTTCACCTCTTTTGAAACTTCCTCAGCTTCCTTTGATGACCTAGCATAATTTACTAGGACCTGCAACAGCACAAGCATCAAAAACCATTATTTTCAAGAACTAATagtaaatagaaaatattacttgttaagACATTTTATCTTGAAGTATTTAAAAGGACACTTGAGATGCAGTTATTATCAGCAAAGAAGCATGAAAGGCTTTAGGACAGTATACAGCACATAATGAAGAATGAGTCCACTCTATTACCCAATACTTTAAAGGTCAAACAGGACTTGACTTCACGTTAATCATTAACACAATACTTTTAGGAATTGATGAAATTGATAACTTCCTATACTCAAGAAATAGAACTAGATGCATACCTGGTACAAAtcaaagtctttttttttttgataaattccACCTACACCCTTTCTGGTTTCAACTTTTTCCACATGACATCTCGTGATTTCTTTAATTCCAACTAGCACCTTCTAGGTatcttttttctcaattagcaccctgttaattttttttttctcaattaacaCCCTGTGGATAACTTCTGTTCCCACAAGGGGTTAGGTAGTTAATTTTGTCAagcaaaattaacaaaataccCTCAATTCAAAGGTGGTCTATTTGTACACActtaagggtattttcgtatTTTTACTAGGCAAAATTAACAATCTAACCTCTAGTGCAAACAAAAGTTATTCACAGGATACTAAATAGGGAAAAAAATGTCCAAAAGATGCTAATTGATAACAAGGCACCGCCATGTGAGAAAAGTTGAAATTACAAGAGATGTAGATGAAATTTACTccctttttttaaatagtttttcgtcaacaacaaaatttaaagatgACATGATGAATTTATCCTAGGATTCGTATTTTTAGTCAAGACTTCAGCTACCCCAGCCGAAGTTACCTTCCTCCTATGGCTTTACATCAAATTTTAAACTAATGACAATAAAAGAGAAATACGTTCAGTAAGATCTTGATAATGAACATCCACCAACCTTGCAACCTGCTTTCCCTAAGGCCAATGCAACTGCTCTACCGATGCCTCTAGAAGCTCCAGTTACTATGGCTACGGGAGCTTCTACTTTTTGAGCTGCTTCGGTGCTAGCTTGTTCAACAGTGGCAACCTGAGCTCTTACAcctggaaaagaaaaaggatcaAAAGCCAAATTAACTAGAATGCCTCTCGTAATTTATCAATAATTCAATAGATTATCAACCAATATCGCTTATTAGCGGTTAATCTTGttaaaaaattctcaaattccACAAGCTCCGACAAGAAAAGTATCCTTaattcatatttcataaacatGAAGCGAATTGAGCACAAACATCCCACAAAGATAAAAGTAATTgcttaaaagcaaaagagaaCATATACCGGAGGAAGTAAACGATCTCCTCGATCTGCACTGGAGACCAATGCACGGCCGAATCTGAACCGATCCGATTCCCCCAGAAATCGGAGACCATTGGCGAAACTGAACATTTTTCCGGTCACTGCAATCTCCGACTTTCGAGACGGATTTAAAGGCAACGACATTGGATACAGCAACAGCAGCCATGGAAATCGAAGCTCCGAAGAATCCGCGAACAGCGAGAAGAGAATAAGAACGAGGAGCGAAGAGTGTAGCCAGAAATGAAGCGGAGAAAAATGATTACGATGCTTTTTATAAAGCCAGAAGAACAGAGAGAAAAATGTTTATTGGCGTGTGGTTTTGCTTTGGGAAGTCCGCAGACTGTTACGAGTGGCGATGCCAACGAAGTGAGTGTGGAATGTTGTTCAATTTGTAGGACCTATTTTCCTCTTTGGGTGGATTGACGATTTGTCCAGTGATGGGTCTCGTTTCCCCTATAATTACAATCAAAACCAATGCGCTTGAATGGTCGATGATAGAGCGGTAACATCCGTTGGTTGGCAAAGCAGTAAAATGAACGGTGTTCTGAGCACTTTAATGGAAAATCGAATAATTAATTAGAGGAAAATTAGGTTAATCAGCTCAACTGCCAGCAAAGGGAGAGGCCAACTAGGCCTTCAAGTCAAGCGTGATTAATGgaaacgacgtcgttttcCATTCCTACGAGTTGGCTCACAGAACCCACCGAAGCAGAGGGAGGCTACCAACTGCAGAGTAGATCACTGGCGTCGAAATTTTCCTAGCTTGGCTTTAAGCAAAAGTTTATTATGTTCTTCATTCGTCATCTGATACTACAAATCTTTCTTAGATGGTTGCTTTCCAGTTAACCTTTTTGATATAGACTCCCATTTCTCAGTTGAAAGGGTGTGCAGTAAGAAGTATCACGCGCAGGGAAATGGGGCGAATGGGAGAAGGGGAGGGTGGTTTCTCCTTGATAAACAACACAGGCCATCAAAAGGCTGAATATAGCGGTACAACACACGCTCCGAAAGAACTATTGATCAGATATCAATTCTATAGTTTTCAACTACACGAAGCAAAGAACTTTATCATGTAACAAACTACATCTGCAAAATCCGAGTTGTCAATCAATTAAGCACTTCGCTGGGCTGGCTTTTTGGAATTATTAATACGACGAACCTTTACAAAAGCTTTTGTCAACTCCTGAAAtgaaaaacaaggaaagattAGTTTAGGAGATTGACTAGCAAAAGATATTTTGTATCTGCGGGAAAGATTTGACAAAAGACACTACGAAAGCAAGAAAGGAAGAGAATGAGAGACcccaagaagagaaaaagaggttATAGGATGTTCTCCCCAATTAACTGAACCAGATCAAGATAAGATTGACCTATAGGAAATCAACAGATAAAGTTCATTTTGGCAATCCTATAGGGAAACCGTATACACTAATGATTATTTTGCTTTTGTAACTTAGAGAATAGAATATACCTATTCTGTAAGTTCATATACAAGTTGTAAGTATACTTATGACCCTAAACATTTCCCTTTTTAACTCTCGAAAATGAGTTCAGGTAATTACACCCAAATATCCAGGAATTCATTGAAAGACAATTATTTGGAAAATGGTAAGAGAACTCAGAAAGGCTCACAGAAATTCAAGCTATTTTGTTATGGAGAGcagaaagggaaaagaaggaaaatatcattcatcaaGCCGTATTCTTCCACATggtaaattattgtatttaTTTTGGAGCAGTTCACCGTAAAATATgccatttcaaccaaatgctTGCTAGCACCACTAATTGAAATTCAGACACATTCTGTTATAATCAAAATCTGGATAGAATTCCATGACTACTGCTATCTGAATTAAAAAGGGTTCTGGAATATTCTCCTGAGAT containing:
- the LOC18609695 gene encoding DNA polymerase alpha subunit B isoform X1, with product MEEEIKAEFLKNGFTLDEEEEILKKCHMFCLNFSLKPSDLVSSWEVYYLNRQLDESVVKDAEMDGFSGHLQNEQVEAVVKKEPDLYMYSFKDVDMILDAEDEDTKEVILRTPTDKSEKLHSDLYDSAQKTNSNIYSSRRTPKQVTPFGTRSNKFVVKFNIDNLPTSETVNGMHDHENLEDAVIKRIQPQKRCSLVVHSSGPEPGCRFMYDRIEDGFNALENRIRKHAAALVASGLYQEPMDPSVASQRSIFAVGMIFCDDEGHLNDKSILLQSSVEHSGGQRVRLELNKLSHFSIFPGQVVGIEGHNPSGHCLIASEIVDSVPLTIAADTNLPPAKRQALNEEIQATNLSSTPTEISLIIAAGPFTTTDNLLFEPLKELLTYATRKCPQLLILLGPFIDSEHPQIKKGTFDLSFDEIFRSEVLRMVQDYVEYMGSDARVILIPSIRDANHDFVFPQPPFDLDLHNLNQITSLTNPGIFEADEVKIGCCTVDILKHLSGEEISRHSMDGTPSDRLSRLASHILSQRSFYPLYPPAEGVPLDSSLAPEALHIPSVPDLLILPSDIKYFVKVLSLGGTSEGKEQTKKCICINPGRLAKGAGGGTFVELKYQGSPDKMNASIIGI
- the LOC18609696 gene encoding uncharacterized protein LOC18609696 → MEALALCSPTFPTFFLLFLSIYLFAYFLVFRNWGPKHRPEASSCFISLAHGTPAVFMAAHALINTTQSPPTFASPNSALDNVVLEYSISYFLMDLVHYLVFFPNDILFILHHLATLYVFFTCRYMVHHGAFALLVLLVLAEVTSLCQNVWTLAGFRRADAPAAAKLYELLSPPFYALYSVVRGILGPFFVYKMVVFYLSGVAGNLIPRWAWSSWIVVIVTAILVSIVWVFHHWIDWYKGRNYKAGKKVV
- the LOC18609695 gene encoding DNA polymerase alpha subunit B isoform X2, which gives rise to MDGFSGHLQNEQVEAVVKKEPDLYMYSFKDVDMILDAEDEDTKEVILRTPTDKSEKLHSDLYDSAQKTNSNIYSSRRTPKQVTPFGTRSNKFVVKFNIDNLPTSETVNGMHDHENLEDAVIKRIQPQKRCSLVVHSSGPEPGCRFMYDRIEDGFNALENRIRKHAAALVASGLYQEPMDPSVASQRSIFAVGMIFCDDEGHLNDKSILLQSSVEHSGGQRVRLELNKLSHFSIFPGQVVGIEGHNPSGHCLIASEIVDSVPLTIAADTNLPPAKRQALNEEIQATNLSSTPTEISLIIAAGPFTTTDNLLFEPLKELLTYATRKCPQLLILLGPFIDSEHPQIKKGTFDLSFDEIFRSEVLRMVQDYVEYMGSDARVILIPSIRDANHDFVFPQPPFDLDLHNLNQITSLTNPGIFEADEVKIGCCTVDILKHLSGEEISRHSMDGTPSDRLSRLASHILSQRSFYPLYPPAEGVPLDSSLAPEALHIPSVPDLLILPSDIKYFVKVLSLGGTSEGKEQTKKCICINPGRLAKGAGGGTFVELKYQGSPDKMNASIIGI
- the LOC18609697 gene encoding 3-oxoacyl-[acyl-carrier-protein] reductase 4; this encodes MAAVAVSNVVAFKSVSKVGDCSDRKNVQFRQWSPISGGIGSVQIRPCIGLQCRSRRSFTSSGVRAQVATVEQASTEAAQKVEAPVAIVTGASRGIGRAVALALGKAGCKVLVNYARSSKEAEEVSKEIESYGGQALTFGGDVSKEADVESMIKTAVDTWGTVDILINNAGITRDTLLMRMKKSQWQEVIDLNLTGVFLCTQAAAKIMMKKKKGRIINIASVVGLVGNVGQANYSAAKAGVIGFTKTVAKEYASRNINVNAIAPGFIASDMTAKLGEDIEKKILETIPLGRYGQPEEVAGLVEFLALNPASSYITGQVFTIDGGMVM